The following are encoded in a window of Mycobacterium decipiens genomic DNA:
- a CDS encoding TetR/AcrR family transcriptional regulator, whose translation MTRTQLGRPVGASGEETRRRIIVATMRCVANKGYSRATIREIASMANVTSASLYNYFPNKSELLKATIAARADAAMPRLRDAAAGAGDVVDRIQAVLDECGDLMREYPDLAAFEWAIRAENVITLDGREAAENSGPEAEPEFSTFREIIEGLVDDARRNGELGERHDRRGAVEAIYALIYGLTELAATLPPDEYQAALRSAKVLVEGALLAR comes from the coding sequence ATGACCCGGACACAGCTGGGCCGGCCGGTGGGTGCCAGCGGCGAGGAAACCCGTCGGCGGATCATCGTGGCAACGATGCGCTGCGTGGCCAACAAGGGCTATTCACGAGCGACGATCCGCGAGATCGCCAGCATGGCGAATGTGACCAGCGCCAGCCTGTACAACTACTTTCCGAACAAGTCCGAACTGCTCAAGGCGACGATTGCGGCCCGCGCCGACGCCGCCATGCCACGGCTGCGTGATGCCGCGGCAGGGGCTGGCGACGTCGTCGACCGAATACAAGCGGTGCTCGACGAATGCGGTGATCTGATGCGTGAGTACCCCGACCTGGCCGCGTTCGAATGGGCGATCCGCGCGGAGAATGTCATCACCCTGGACGGGCGCGAGGCGGCCGAGAACTCCGGCCCCGAAGCGGAGCCGGAGTTCTCGACGTTCCGCGAAATCATCGAGGGCCTCGTTGACGACGCGCGCCGAAATGGCGAACTCGGGGAGCGCCACGATCGGCGGGGTGCGGTGGAAGCGATCTACGCGCTCATCTACGGGCTGACCGAGCTGGCCGCCACCTTGCCGCCGGATGAATACCAGGCCGCACTGAGGTCGGCCAAGGTATTGGTCGAAGGCGCACTGCTCGCTCGTTAG
- a CDS encoding TetR/AcrR family transcriptional regulator: MTVTTRSGSQLGRPVGASGEETRRRIIVATMRCVAEVGYSHATIREIARAAEMTSGSLYHYFPNKSELLKATGEEIEEIVLPRLRAAAALSDDPIDRLGKVLEASKQLKYDYPYLAAFLRAIRVESTAQLRRGGPKYPGSRALRDVVTEIVDEAQAKGLLSPDTGSGAAVEAICALTRGLSEQAASLSPEAYDATLDSVKQLISGTLFTRGKRRTVARQ; the protein is encoded by the coding sequence ATGACGGTTACGACGCGGTCCGGGTCGCAATTGGGCCGGCCGGTGGGTGCCAGCGGCGAGGAAACCCGTCGGCGGATCATCGTGGCAACGATGCGCTGCGTGGCTGAGGTCGGCTACTCACACGCGACGATCCGCGAGATCGCCCGGGCAGCAGAAATGACCAGCGGCAGCCTGTATCACTACTTTCCGAACAAGTCCGAACTGCTCAAAGCGACCGGCGAGGAGATCGAGGAGATCGTCCTGCCGCGGCTGCGGGCCGCCGCGGCGCTGTCCGATGACCCCATCGACCGCCTCGGGAAGGTGCTGGAAGCATCGAAGCAGTTGAAATACGACTATCCCTACCTGGCAGCGTTCTTGCGGGCGATCCGCGTCGAGAGTACTGCCCAATTGCGGCGGGGTGGTCCCAAATACCCGGGTTCCAGGGCGCTGCGCGACGTCGTCACCGAGATCGTTGACGAGGCCCAGGCAAAAGGGCTGCTGTCCCCCGACACCGGCTCGGGGGCCGCGGTGGAGGCCATCTGCGCGCTCACGCGCGGCCTTTCGGAGCAGGCGGCCAGCCTGTCACCGGAGGCCTACGACGCCACGCTGGACTCAGTCAAGCAGCTCATCAGCGGAACGCTGTTCACGCGTGGCAAGCGCAGAACCGTTGCGCGGCAATGA
- a CDS encoding MFS transporter — protein MGSEEAHPPAVATEPPPAVVRKAIAASAIGNATEWFDYGIYAYGVTYISAQIFPGDTGTATLLALMTFAVSFLVRPLGGLVWGLLGDRLGRKRVLAATILVISGATLCVGLVPSYATIGVWAPILLALLRMVQGFSTGGEYGGAATFMAEYAPSRRRGFLGSFLEFGTLSGFSLGALLMLGFSAVLGDDQMHAWGWRLPFLVAAPLGLVGIYLRTRLAETPIFRELEAKGEQEDETATQFKDLLAGYWGPILRLGGLAVALNVVNYTLLSYMPTYLQRAIGLSASASLIGPIIGMLTMMVLLPFAGRLSDRIGRKPLWWFSLAGLFLAGVPMFLLMGTSLAGAVIGFAVLGLLYVPQLATISASFPAMFPTHVRYAGFAIAYNVSTSLFGGTAPAVNEWLIGKTGDALVPAYYMMAACGVGALALIKVPETARCPINGKAIPGSAGAPPPVAYDDPVAHHRHPSGARAGGRRQDTTASTASAQRAAASSISSAVTTSAGMKRTT, from the coding sequence TTGGGCTCCGAGGAGGCACATCCGCCCGCCGTGGCGACCGAGCCGCCCCCGGCTGTGGTGCGGAAAGCGATCGCCGCATCCGCGATCGGCAATGCAACCGAGTGGTTCGACTACGGCATCTACGCCTACGGGGTGACCTACATCTCCGCGCAGATATTCCCCGGGGACACCGGAACCGCCACCTTGCTCGCGCTGATGACGTTCGCCGTCTCGTTCCTGGTCCGGCCGCTTGGTGGACTCGTCTGGGGTCTGTTGGGGGATCGGCTGGGCCGCAAGCGTGTGCTTGCGGCCACCATTTTGGTGATATCCGGGGCAACCTTGTGCGTCGGGCTCGTCCCGAGCTACGCCACGATCGGGGTGTGGGCGCCGATCCTGCTGGCATTGCTGCGGATGGTGCAAGGGTTCTCCACCGGAGGCGAATACGGCGGGGCCGCGACGTTCATGGCAGAGTACGCGCCGAGCCGCCGGCGCGGTTTCCTCGGCAGCTTCCTCGAGTTCGGCACGCTGTCCGGATTCTCGCTCGGTGCGCTGCTGATGCTCGGATTCTCGGCGGTGCTCGGTGACGACCAGATGCACGCCTGGGGGTGGCGGCTGCCGTTCTTGGTCGCCGCGCCGCTCGGGCTCGTCGGGATCTACTTGCGCACGCGGCTAGCCGAGACCCCGATTTTCCGGGAGCTGGAGGCAAAGGGCGAGCAAGAGGACGAGACCGCTACCCAGTTCAAGGACCTGCTCGCCGGGTACTGGGGGCCGATTTTGCGGCTGGGTGGCTTGGCCGTCGCGTTGAACGTGGTGAACTACACCCTCCTCAGCTACATGCCGACGTACCTGCAGCGTGCCATTGGCCTGTCGGCCAGCGCGTCCTTAATCGGTCCGATAATCGGCATGCTAACGATGATGGTGCTGCTGCCGTTCGCCGGCCGGCTCTCCGATCGGATCGGGCGCAAGCCGCTGTGGTGGTTCTCGCTGGCGGGTCTTTTCCTTGCTGGTGTGCCGATGTTCCTGCTGATGGGCACCAGCCTGGCCGGCGCAGTGATCGGCTTCGCCGTCCTGGGTCTGCTTTATGTGCCGCAGCTGGCGACGATTTCGGCAAGCTTCCCGGCCATGTTTCCCACCCATGTGCGTTATGCCGGTTTCGCGATCGCGTACAACGTGTCCACCTCACTCTTTGGTGGCACTGCGCCTGCAGTCAACGAATGGCTCATCGGCAAAACCGGCGACGCGCTCGTCCCGGCGTACTACATGATGGCCGCCTGCGGGGTCGGCGCGCTCGCCCTGATAAAGGTTCCGGAGACCGCCCGGTGCCCGATCAACGGCAAGGCCATCCCAGGTTCCGCGGGCGCTCCGCCGCCGGTCGCCTACGACGATCCGGTCGCTCATCACCGGCATCCATCCGGCGCCCGAGCGGGTGGCCGTCGTCAAGACACAACGGCGTCCACGGCGTCCGCCCAGAGAGCGGCCGCTTCGTCAATCTCGTCGGCGGTCACGACAAGCGCCGGGATGAAGCGGACCACCTGA
- a CDS encoding flavin-containing monooxygenase, whose protein sequence is MTETVRLAFDIDALRRKYAQERARRLRPDGLAQYVEIADEFARYAEDPWVDRTFEREPVADEVDVAIVGAGFGGLLTAVRLRELGIENVRLIDRAADVGGTWYWNRYPGIACDVESYVYIPLLEELGYLPAEKYAKGAEIFAHCRRIAQHYDLYRNACLQTDVHEIAWNAMDSRWIIRSNHGDEMRAKFVSMANGYQAKPKLPGIPGIGSFRGHTFHTSRWDYRYTGEKLENLAGKRVGIIGTGATAVQCVPHLAAAARQLYVFQRTPSSVDVRANRPTDPQWANTLQAGWQRKRIQNFQILTAGGQAEEDLVADAWTSITRKLPVMRHDIDGSGNPEERTRSIELADFAKMEEIRARVDDIVADPATAEALKPWYGYFCKRPCFHDEYLQTFNRDNVSLVDTRGRGVDRITESGLVVDGLAYELDCLIFATGFEVGTDYCRRTGFTLIGRDGVTLTDKWRDGVRTFQGLCANGFPNCFIESIAQSGLTVNFPYLLDVQASHAAWIIAWALRRGVTEIEASRSAEADWVDLVLARSVATAERAKTCTPGYYNREGMADARTRQGSFFFGGPTEYADILETWRAQGGLVGFEIHGGQAEP, encoded by the coding sequence TTGACCGAGACCGTTCGCCTGGCGTTCGACATTGATGCACTGCGCCGGAAGTACGCGCAAGAGCGGGCCCGGCGATTGCGCCCCGATGGACTCGCGCAGTACGTGGAGATCGCGGACGAGTTCGCCCGGTACGCCGAGGATCCTTGGGTGGATCGCACATTCGAACGCGAGCCTGTCGCCGACGAAGTCGACGTGGCGATCGTGGGCGCCGGGTTTGGCGGGCTGTTGACGGCCGTGCGGCTACGCGAGCTGGGTATCGAAAATGTGCGGCTGATCGACAGGGCGGCCGACGTGGGCGGCACCTGGTACTGGAACCGCTATCCGGGAATCGCCTGCGATGTCGAGTCCTATGTCTATATCCCGTTGTTGGAGGAGCTGGGCTACCTCCCGGCGGAGAAGTACGCCAAAGGAGCGGAGATCTTTGCCCACTGCCGGCGGATTGCACAGCATTACGATCTGTACCGGAACGCGTGCCTGCAGACCGATGTTCACGAGATTGCATGGAATGCAATGGATTCCCGCTGGATCATCCGGAGCAACCACGGCGACGAGATGCGGGCCAAGTTCGTATCCATGGCCAACGGGTATCAAGCGAAGCCCAAGCTGCCCGGCATCCCCGGCATCGGTTCGTTTCGTGGTCACACGTTCCATACCAGCCGGTGGGATTACCGCTACACCGGCGAAAAGCTGGAGAACCTGGCTGGCAAGCGCGTCGGCATCATCGGCACCGGGGCAACCGCAGTCCAGTGTGTGCCGCACCTGGCCGCCGCAGCCCGGCAGCTCTACGTTTTCCAGCGCACGCCGTCGTCGGTCGACGTGCGGGCCAATAGGCCCACGGATCCACAGTGGGCCAACACATTACAGGCGGGCTGGCAGCGCAAGCGCATCCAGAACTTTCAGATCCTCACCGCCGGCGGTCAGGCGGAGGAAGATCTGGTCGCCGATGCCTGGACAAGCATCACCCGCAAGCTTCCGGTGATGCGCCATGACATCGACGGCTCGGGCAACCCCGAAGAGCGGACTCGCAGCATCGAACTTGCGGACTTCGCCAAGATGGAGGAGATCCGGGCACGGGTTGATGACATCGTGGCCGATCCCGCTACGGCGGAGGCGCTCAAACCCTGGTACGGCTACTTCTGCAAGCGGCCCTGTTTTCATGACGAGTATCTACAGACGTTCAACCGCGACAACGTCAGTTTGGTGGATACCCGCGGTCGCGGGGTAGACCGCATCACCGAGTCTGGCCTCGTCGTCGACGGACTGGCCTACGAACTCGACTGCCTGATCTTCGCCACGGGCTTCGAGGTGGGCACCGATTACTGCCGCCGTACCGGGTTCACGTTGATCGGCCGCGATGGTGTGACGCTGACCGATAAATGGCGGGACGGCGTGCGGACGTTCCAGGGCTTGTGCGCCAACGGCTTTCCGAACTGCTTCATCGAAAGCATTGCCCAGTCGGGTCTGACGGTGAACTTTCCGTACTTGCTCGACGTACAGGCAAGCCATGCGGCATGGATCATCGCGTGGGCACTGCGCCGGGGTGTCACCGAAATCGAAGCTTCGCGCAGCGCCGAGGCCGACTGGGTGGACCTGGTTTTGGCTCGCTCGGTCGCGACCGCCGAGCGAGCCAAGACCTGCACTCCCGGCTACTACAACCGGGAGGGAATGGCGGACGCCCGGACGCGACAGGGTAGCTTCTTCTTCGGCGGACCCACCGAGTACGCCGACATCTTGGAGACCTGGCGTGCTCAAGGGGGACTGGTGGGGTTCGAGATCCACGGCGGGCAGGCCGAGCCATGA
- a CDS encoding aspartate aminotransferase family protein codes for MTGLSQILKQATGVIAARGDGVLLYDEDDRRYLDFTAGIGVTSTGHCHPRVVEAAQRQVATLIHAQYTTVLHRPLLTLVERLGKVLPPDLDRVFFTNSGSEAIEAALRLSRQATGRPNVVVFHGGFHGRTVGAASMTTSSTKFRSGFSPLMGGIHVSPFPDPSHFGWPVEQATEFALAQLDYVLQTVSAPADTAAFFVEPVLGEGGYVPANERFLAGLRERADAHGILLVLDEVQTGFGRTGKFWGGDHFNALPDILVTAKGLASGFPLSGMAASSALMEHAWPGSQGGTYGANAVACAAALATLDVIEDERLVENSANRGAQLRQALQTVSGKHQQITDVRGLGLMLGSEFRDADGKPDPTTAAAAQREAARRGLLLLTCGAWSQVVRFIPALVVTADEIDEAAALWADAVDAVVS; via the coding sequence GTGACCGGACTCTCGCAGATCCTGAAACAGGCGACCGGTGTGATCGCTGCACGTGGTGATGGCGTTCTGCTCTACGACGAAGACGACCGCAGATACCTCGACTTCACCGCGGGGATCGGCGTGACGAGCACCGGCCATTGCCACCCCCGGGTGGTCGAAGCGGCGCAGCGGCAGGTCGCGACGCTGATCCACGCGCAGTACACCACCGTGCTGCACCGTCCCCTCCTTACCTTGGTAGAGCGGCTCGGCAAGGTGCTTCCACCGGATCTGGACCGGGTGTTTTTCACGAACTCCGGCAGCGAGGCGATCGAGGCGGCCCTGCGGCTCAGCCGCCAGGCGACGGGCCGCCCGAACGTCGTCGTCTTCCATGGCGGTTTCCACGGCAGGACGGTGGGCGCTGCGTCGATGACCACCTCCAGCACCAAGTTCAGGTCGGGATTCAGTCCCCTGATGGGTGGCATCCACGTGTCGCCGTTCCCCGACCCCAGCCACTTCGGCTGGCCGGTCGAGCAGGCCACCGAATTCGCGCTCGCTCAGCTCGACTACGTTTTGCAGACCGTGAGTGCGCCGGCCGACACGGCCGCGTTCTTCGTCGAGCCGGTGTTGGGTGAAGGCGGGTACGTGCCGGCCAATGAGCGGTTCCTCGCCGGCCTGCGCGAGCGCGCCGATGCGCATGGCATCCTGCTGGTGCTCGACGAGGTACAGACCGGGTTCGGCCGGACCGGAAAATTCTGGGGTGGTGACCATTTCAACGCCCTGCCCGACATCTTGGTCACCGCGAAGGGGCTGGCATCTGGTTTCCCGCTGTCGGGGATGGCAGCATCGTCGGCCCTGATGGAACATGCCTGGCCAGGTTCGCAAGGCGGCACCTATGGCGCGAACGCGGTGGCCTGCGCCGCCGCCTTGGCCACCCTCGACGTGATTGAGGATGAACGATTGGTCGAGAATTCGGCCAACCGCGGCGCCCAGCTGAGGCAAGCGCTGCAGACCGTCTCGGGCAAGCACCAGCAGATCACCGACGTCCGCGGCCTCGGTCTGATGCTCGGGAGTGAGTTTCGTGACGCCGATGGCAAGCCCGACCCGACCACGGCTGCCGCCGCCCAGCGGGAGGCCGCCCGGCGCGGGTTGCTGCTGCTGACCTGCGGGGCGTGGAGTCAGGTGGTCCGCTTCATCCCGGCGCTTGTCGTGACCGCCGACGAGATTGACGAAGCGGCCGCTCTCTGGGCGGACGCCGTGGACGCCGTTGTGTCTTGA
- a CDS encoding pyridoxamine 5'-phosphate oxidase family protein: MLLPLAPTPYTAPTDRDMLPSERREFVRTHRTCVFGYRRRSDGPAMSVVYYIPTDADELLVSTMAGRGKARVVERDGKVGLCVLDERWPFTYLQVYADATLDPDRTLAVDVMMAVAGRMSGQPLGDEARPAIEAMSERENRVVIRCRPYATYATPPRHLHRNDQVEQLSHWVSGVVAWDAPDPS; encoded by the coding sequence ATGCTGCTCCCCCTGGCCCCAACGCCGTATACCGCTCCGACCGACCGCGACATGCTCCCGTCCGAGCGTCGCGAGTTCGTCCGTACGCACCGCACCTGCGTGTTCGGCTACCGTCGCCGCAGCGACGGTCCGGCGATGTCGGTCGTCTACTACATCCCCACCGACGCCGACGAGCTGTTGGTGTCCACCATGGCCGGCCGAGGCAAGGCCCGCGTGGTCGAACGCGACGGCAAGGTTGGCCTGTGCGTACTCGACGAGCGGTGGCCCTTCACCTATCTACAGGTCTACGCCGATGCGACGCTCGATCCAGACCGCACCCTGGCCGTTGACGTGATGATGGCGGTCGCCGGTCGAATGTCCGGTCAACCCCTCGGCGACGAGGCACGCCCGGCCATCGAAGCAATGTCGGAGCGGGAGAACCGGGTTGTCATCCGCTGTCGGCCGTACGCCACCTACGCGACGCCGCCACGCCACCTGCACCGCAATGACCAAGTGGAACAACTGAGCCATTGGGTGTCCGGCGTGGTGGCCTGGGACGCCCCCGATCCGTCGTGA
- a CDS encoding flavin-containing monooxygenase translates to MTSRPARRRYGMGRLRAATRRRRAPKVAIIGAGFGGLGAAVALRRRGIDDVVIVEGDDGVGGTWRRNTYPGAACDIQSHLYSFSFAPNKSWSRTYARQPEILAYLESVADDFDLRRHLMLGTRVHTARWNADTWRWDLHLHRDGQVEMLTVDVVVCATGLFGSVKLPEIAGLTDFDGALMHTAQWDHSVDLAGANVAVIGTGASGVQVVPELTKTAQRLTVFQRTPPWMVPKDDRPYSTSELARFRRNPLAVRRTRWQIWKFQHDNTGTFANDPVVAARTHIAASFIERTVPDERLRRALTPDYPFRCKRVLLGDEYYRALQQGHVELVTDPIDRITATSVVTASGASDRVFDVDAIVLATGFETSRYLSGIEVIGIGGRRLHEHWGPDPSAYLGVAVAGFPNFFMLYGPNTNQAGNSIVYVLEAGARLVASAVSRLARRGGYLQVRPEVERQYNERLSEDLERTIWTRCDSYFRSPTGRIVTQWPYTELEYARRTWRVRPREWMHRTRAVRSLGLVKTEIDDAADQFA, encoded by the coding sequence ATGACAAGCCGGCCAGCCCGTCGGCGATACGGCATGGGCCGGTTAAGAGCGGCGACCCGGCGTCGCCGCGCACCGAAGGTAGCGATCATCGGCGCCGGGTTCGGCGGCCTCGGCGCGGCGGTGGCGTTGCGTCGAAGAGGCATCGACGACGTGGTGATCGTCGAGGGCGACGACGGAGTCGGGGGCACGTGGCGGCGCAACACCTATCCGGGCGCCGCCTGCGACATTCAGAGTCATCTGTACTCGTTTTCCTTTGCACCCAACAAATCCTGGAGCCGCACCTACGCTCGGCAGCCCGAGATTCTGGCCTACCTGGAGTCGGTGGCCGATGACTTCGATCTGCGCCGTCATCTCATGCTCGGCACCCGGGTGCATACGGCTCGTTGGAACGCGGACACCTGGCGATGGGATTTGCACCTGCACCGTGACGGTCAGGTCGAGATGCTCACTGTCGACGTCGTCGTCTGTGCCACCGGATTATTCGGGTCGGTGAAGCTTCCCGAGATAGCGGGGCTGACCGACTTTGACGGAGCCCTGATGCACACTGCGCAGTGGGATCACAGTGTGGACCTGGCGGGCGCGAACGTGGCGGTGATCGGCACGGGGGCCAGCGGGGTGCAAGTGGTTCCCGAGCTAACGAAAACCGCCCAACGGCTGACGGTGTTTCAGCGAACTCCGCCTTGGATGGTTCCCAAGGACGACCGCCCGTACAGCACAAGCGAATTGGCACGATTCCGGCGTAACCCGCTAGCGGTCCGCCGCACCCGCTGGCAGATCTGGAAGTTCCAGCACGACAACACCGGGACATTTGCCAACGACCCGGTGGTGGCCGCCCGCACGCACATCGCGGCCTCGTTCATCGAGCGCACGGTGCCCGACGAGCGGCTTCGCCGGGCGCTAACACCGGACTATCCGTTCCGCTGCAAGCGGGTACTGCTGGGCGACGAGTACTACCGCGCGCTGCAGCAGGGTCATGTCGAACTCGTCACCGACCCCATCGACCGGATCACCGCGACATCGGTCGTTACCGCTAGCGGTGCGTCCGATCGGGTCTTTGATGTCGATGCGATTGTGCTGGCCACTGGATTTGAGACGTCGCGTTACCTGTCGGGCATCGAGGTTATCGGCATCGGGGGTCGTCGCTTGCACGAGCACTGGGGGCCCGACCCCAGCGCGTATTTGGGCGTCGCTGTTGCCGGATTCCCAAATTTCTTTATGCTCTACGGTCCGAATACCAACCAAGCCGGCAACTCGATCGTCTACGTGCTCGAAGCCGGCGCGCGACTAGTGGCTAGCGCGGTAAGCCGGTTGGCACGTCGAGGTGGATACCTCCAAGTGCGTCCGGAGGTCGAAAGGCAATACAACGAACGGCTTTCCGAAGACCTGGAGCGCACCATCTGGACACGGTGTGACAGCTACTTCCGTTCGCCCACCGGCCGCATCGTCACTCAATGGCCGTACACCGAACTGGAATACGCTCGCCGCACGTGGCGGGTGCGGCCACGTGAGTGGATGCACCGAACTCGCGCGGTCCGATCGCTGGGACTAGTCAAGACCGAAATCGATGACGCCGCGGATCAGTTCGCCTGA
- a CDS encoding Zn-dependent alcohol dehydrogenase, with product MRSHAAILYEYGHPWTVEDFELDPPRTGEVLVRLAATGLCHSDEHIRQGKLAPPPDTLRSLGLPAMSPTIGGHEGSGVVLEVGPGVTHFAPGDHVVTSFVAVCGQCRWCQTGTEYLCDAGAGTLAPGMPTDGTFRHHTVDGRNLGHISKIGAFAEHTVVSADSLVKIDPGLPLVPAALLACAVPTGYGSIVHRGNVRDGDTVVVIGVGGIGTAAVQGARIGGAARIVAVDPVEFKRQAAPAFGATHTATTASEAIDIVHELTRGVMADAVVVCPAMIGADDVGSALALTRKGGTCVLTGLPSPTTNSIAVGLQDFILMNKTLCGTVFGSCNPRRDIGRLATLYESGQLFLDEMITRRYRLEDINDAYAALASGELIRGVIDFGLD from the coding sequence ATGCGGAGCCACGCGGCCATCCTCTACGAGTACGGCCATCCGTGGACCGTCGAAGATTTTGAGCTGGATCCCCCACGAACCGGAGAGGTTCTGGTGCGACTGGCCGCCACTGGGCTCTGCCACTCCGACGAACACATCCGGCAGGGAAAGCTGGCCCCACCTCCGGACACGCTGCGCTCCCTGGGGTTGCCGGCCATGTCGCCGACGATCGGCGGACACGAAGGCTCCGGCGTGGTGCTCGAGGTCGGCCCGGGGGTCACCCACTTCGCGCCGGGCGACCATGTGGTGACGTCATTTGTCGCGGTGTGCGGGCAGTGCCGGTGGTGCCAAACGGGGACGGAATATCTGTGCGACGCCGGTGCTGGGACGCTGGCACCGGGTATGCCGACCGACGGCACGTTTCGCCATCACACCGTGGATGGACGAAACCTTGGGCACATATCCAAGATTGGGGCATTCGCCGAACACACGGTCGTCTCGGCGGATTCACTGGTCAAGATCGATCCGGGTCTCCCGTTGGTGCCCGCCGCACTGCTGGCGTGCGCGGTCCCGACGGGATACGGCTCGATCGTGCATCGTGGCAATGTGCGCGATGGCGACACGGTGGTTGTTATCGGCGTGGGAGGCATCGGCACCGCGGCGGTCCAGGGCGCGCGCATCGGCGGCGCCGCCCGCATCGTCGCGGTCGACCCAGTCGAGTTCAAGCGGCAGGCCGCCCCGGCCTTCGGCGCCACGCACACCGCGACGACGGCGTCCGAGGCGATCGACATCGTGCATGAGCTGACCCGTGGCGTCATGGCCGACGCGGTCGTCGTCTGCCCCGCGATGATCGGTGCGGACGACGTCGGGTCAGCCCTGGCCCTCACCCGTAAGGGCGGCACCTGTGTTCTCACCGGGCTGCCGTCGCCGACGACAAACTCGATCGCCGTCGGCCTGCAAGACTTCATACTGATGAACAAGACTCTGTGCGGCACCGTGTTTGGCTCGTGCAATCCTCGGCGTGACATTGGGCGTTTGGCCACGCTCTACGAATCGGGTCAGCTATTCCTCGACGAAATGATCACCCGTCGCTATCGACTCGAGGACATCAACGACGCCTACGCCGCTCTGGCTTCAGGCGAACTGATCCGCGGCGTCATCGATTTCGGTCTTGACTAG
- a CDS encoding SRPBCC family protein: MTVTVVDAGPRRVSRSVEVAAPVAELFAIAADPRRHRELDGSGTVRDNIKVPANFGVGSKFSTKMKMFGVPYRITSTVTELKTNEVVEWRHPLGHRWRWEFEPLSPTLTRVTETFDYHDAGAIKNGLKYYERMGFAKANGSGIEATLAKLHDRYAGR; encoded by the coding sequence ATGACTGTCACCGTTGTCGATGCGGGACCCCGCCGGGTCAGCCGCAGTGTCGAGGTAGCCGCTCCGGTGGCCGAGCTGTTCGCCATCGCCGCCGATCCCCGGCGCCACCGCGAATTGGACGGATCGGGCACGGTGCGTGACAACATCAAGGTACCGGCGAATTTCGGTGTCGGGTCAAAGTTTTCGACCAAGATGAAGATGTTCGGTGTGCCATACCGCATTACCAGCACGGTAACCGAGCTCAAAACGAACGAAGTGGTGGAATGGCGTCATCCGCTGGGCCACCGCTGGCGATGGGAATTCGAGCCGCTCTCACCGACGCTGACCCGCGTCACCGAGACGTTCGACTATCACGACGCAGGTGCGATCAAGAACGGGCTGAAGTACTACGAGCGGATGGGTTTCGCGAAGGCCAACGGGTCGGGAATCGAGGCGACGCTGGCCAAGCTGCACGATCGCTACGCCGGGCGGTAG